AATACTGAAAAGATTAATCCAGCCAAAATCGTTACAATTGAAATGTTCTTTTTTGTTAAGACGCTTGTTCTCACATTTTTCCTCTCCCTTCATTACGTGCTAAGTAGAGGAAGAATGGAACGCCAATTAGTGCTGTAATCGCACCGATTGGTGTTTCAAACGGCGGATTAATAATACGAGATAACATATCCGCACATTCAATTAACAATCCGCCTAATATAGCAGAACATGGAATAACCCATCTATAATCTGAACCGACAAGAAAACGTGTCATATGGGGGATTACAAGCCCAACAAACCCAACGGATCCTGCCATAGATACGGCTGAACCTGTTAAAACAAGAACAAGTACAGTTCCGATAAATTTAATTAATGTTGTATTTTGTCCAAGTCCAATCGCAATTTCTTCACCGAAACTTAAGATTGTAATGTACCTGGACATCATAATCGCAATAGCGAGACAAATAAGTCCAATCGGCAATAACATATCAATGCTTTGCCACTTCACACCAGCAACACCGCCTGCATTCCACATACTCACCTCTTGAGCAAGATTGAAATACAAAGCGATTCCAGATGAAATAGCCCCAAGTAAAGCACTAATTGCCGCTCCAGCTAACGCTAATTTAACAGGTGTTAATCCTCCTGGTGAAGAAGCTCCAATGCCGTATACAATACTTGCACCAAATGCTGCTCCAACAAAAGAAGCGATAACAAACATTAAATACGGTGAATTTGGAAAAAACGCATACATAATTGCAATTCCAAACACAGCCCCATCAGTAATCCCCATTAATGATGGAGATGCGAGCGGGTTTCGCGTCATTCCTTGCATAATGGCACCGGATACCGCTAAAAATGCACCAGCAACAACACCGCCAATTGCTCTAGGCATGCGCAGCTCCCAAATCACATTATGATGCGTCAAAGAACCATCAAACTGAAAGACAGCTTGCCATACAGTCTTTAAACTAATATCCGCTGCACCAAATGAAATTGAAGTTGCCATACTTAAAGCTAATAAAATTGTTCCCGCTATTAAAATAATAGAAGCAATAAGCGGTCTGCTCTTAATCTCTTTCACATTTACTTCTTGTTGTTCTATACTCCTCGCACTAGCTTCCATCCCTCAACCATCCTAACCAACAACATATATTTAACAAAATGAGATTTATTCTCAAGAAACAGCAAAAAGAAAATTGGGTGTATCCACCCTTTTTGATAATGATTATCAGAATCACATTTTCTATTCTACCTACCATTACAAAAGGCTGTCAACCATTATTTTGCAATATAAAACTAATGTAGTTCATACGAAACCGATATCATAATAGGAAGTTTATCCACTAGTAAATGACCCAATAACAGTCCTCTACCTTTCCTTATTTAAAAATAATTTTTCTTTTTTAGAACATAAAAAAAGAAGAGTAGATTGTTTACTCTTCTTTTTCTTATTTATTTAGTTTTGCTTCAATTTTTTTAATCAGTTCATCTTCATTTGGTGCTGCAACTGGACGATTATTAACAAAAGCGAACGACTTTTTACGTCCCGGTCCACAATATGATTGACATCCAACTTCGATATTTGCACATGAATCTACCTTTTTGAGTCGTGGTATCAGCGTCTTAATATTCGTTGCCTGACAATCATCACACACACGAAATTCATTTCCCATTCTATATAACACTTCCTCTATTTTCAACTTTTCACAAGTACATTTAAAAATAAACACTAAATGGTATTTTACCGCTCTTTGAAGGTTGATGCAAGTTTTCCTCTGTACGATTTATTTCTAATATTTTCTCGTTATCCCTCTCTTTATAAGCACAATTCATCCACATATATAAGTACAAATTAAAAAAACGATATAAAAACCTTTCTTTTTAGGTAGGAGAGAGCATCCGGCCATGCATAGGCGCGGTCTCCTGCCCCATGCCAAGTAAAAACAAAGAGAGAAAACGAGTGCATCTTCATAACCGCGACTTTTATGTTGGAAAATCAAAATGGATTTGTATAGAAATTCTTCTTTATCAAAATCTACCATATTTTTAAAAGCTTTGTATAAAAGCAATTTCTTTTGTCCATTATAAAAATAGGAAGTTTATAAAAAGAAAGGGAGTTGAATCTATGAAAGTAAGACAAGATGCTTGGACAGACGAAGATGATCTATTACTCGCTGAAACCGTACTACGTCATGTTCGAGAAGGAAGTACACAATTAAATGCATTTGAAGAAGTTGGCGATCAGTTAAATCGCACATCAGCTGCTTGTGGTTTTCGTTGGAATGCTGTCGTTCGTTATAGCTATGAACAGGCGCTGCAACTAGCAAAAAGACATCGAAAAGATAAAATGAGAGCTGCTAGTGGTGAACATGCGAAAAAACGCCTGCTTTATACGCCATCAGCTTCAGCAGTAATTACAGTCGATGAAGAGCCAGTCGTAAATAACACCGTTCCACGTTCGGAACCAGCTGTATCTAGTACCTCTATAACAATGCAAGATGTAATTTACTTTTTACAAACGGTAGGGTCTTCAAGCGTAAAAGTAACAGCTCTTGAAAATGAGAATGTGAGATTGAAACAAGAAATTAAGGCGCAAATGCTTCGAAATGAAGAATTAGAGAAGAAACTAGAAAAGCTAGAACAACAATCTAATACAGTACAAGAAGACTACGAAACGCTCATGAATATTATGAACCGTGCTCGTAAATTAGCATTAATGGATGATGAAGAGCAAACGCAAACCTCATTTCGCATGGATCGAAACGGTAATTTAGAAAAAATTGCAGAATAAAAAGGATGCGATGAACGCATCCTTTTTATTTTGATTCAATCATATAAGCTTCTTCTATATAAGTACAAACTGAAAAACCGACATAAAACCTAATCTTTAGGTGAGAGAGAGCAAGTGCAGGTCACCTTTTGTTCTTCGAGGTAGCGACTTATATGTTGAAAAATCAAAATGAATTTATATATTTTAGACTCTCTCTTTATATCTGGGAAATCTCTTTTTTTCGGATTTCCTTTACATGCTACTACCCCAATTGTTTTTACTGACTGACTAATTGTTTGATATGCTACATCGCTTACGATTGCGTACATATCTGCATATTTACGTACATCGCCAATAATTACATTACCTTCATATTTCATTTTCTTTCCGTCAACCACTACATCATTTTGCTCCATGTTTGCTATAATAAAGATTGTCATTTTATAGATAAGGGGTTAGTTATATGAGCAATTCCCGTTCGATTTTATCTCAACCAGAGTGGCGTATCGTGGATCAGTCTAGTTTAGGCCAGACTTTTCATGCTCTACAGTCATTTGCAATGGATGATACGCTATGTACAACAATCGGAAATGGTACATCTGCTTCAGCAATGCGCTCTTGGGTTCATCACAATACAATTGTTCTTGGCATTCAAGATTCTCGCCTTCCTCATTTAAATGAGGGGATTTCCTTTTTAAAAAAGAACAACTTCCATGTCATTGTCCGCAATTCAGGTGGTCTTGCAGTCGTACTTGATGAAGGGGTTTTAAATATATCACTTCTATTCCAAGAAACAGAAAAAGGAATTGATATCGATCTTGGATACGATACGATGTGGCATTTAATTAAGGAAATGTTAAAAGATTACGATGTCGATATCGAGGCAAAAGAAATCGTTGGCTCTTATTGTCCAGGTAGCTATGATTTAAGTATTCGTGATCAAAAATTCGCAGGTATTTCACAGCGCCGCATTCGCGGAGGGATTGCCGTACAAATTTATTTATGTGCTACAGGCAGTGGCTCCGAACGCGCGGCACTTGTTCGTGATTTCTACAACTTAGCAATTCAAGGAAAAGAAACAAGATTCACGTATCCTGAAATTGTTCCAAGTACAATGGCCTCATTGTCTGAACTACTTGGTGAAACGATTACCGTTCAAGACTTAATGATGCGCCTGTTAAAAACATTACAGCATTTCGCACCCAAATTAACACCATCACAATTAACAGTTGATGAAGTTCCTTTGTACGAAATGAATTTACAACGTATCATCGATCGCAATAATAAAGCACTTGATCTCGAAAAGTAATAAAAGCCCCGCTATATAGCGGGGCTTTTTAATTATAGTGCTTGAGCTGCTGTAATTAAAGCTAGCTTGTACACTTCTTCTTCGTTACAACCGCGAGATAAATCGTTTACTGGCATGTTTAAGCCTTGTAAGATTGGTCCCACTGCTTCAAAGTTACCTAGGCGTTGTGCAATTTTGTAACCGATATTACCAGCTTCTAAGCTTGGGAATACAAATACGTTAGCATCACCTTTAATAACAGAACCTGGTGCTTTTTTCTCAGCTACAGATGGTACGAATGCAGCGTCAAATTGGAACTCACCGTCTAATGTTAATTCAGGAGCCATTTCTTTCGCAATGCGAGTTGCTTCTACAACTTTTTCTGTTTCTGGAGATTTCGCAGAACCTTTTGTAGAGAAGCTTAACATTGCAACACGTGGATCGATGCCGAATAACTCAGCAGTTTTCGCACTTTCAATACCAATTTCAGCTAAATCTTGGCTGTTTGGTGCAATATTGATTGCGCAATCAGCGAATACATACTTCTCATCTTCACGTACCATGATGAATACGCCTGAAGTTTTTGTAACACCTGGTTTTGTTTTAATAATTTGAAGTGCTGGACGAACTGTGTCAGCTGTAGAATGAGCTGCACCACTTACTAAACCGTGTGCTTTACCCATGTATACAAGCATTGTACCGAAGTAGTTTTCGTCTTTAAGGATTTTACGTGCATCTTCTTCTGTCGCTTTCCCTTTACGGCGTTCAACGAAAGATGCTACCATTGCATCCATTTCTTCATATGTAGCTGGGTCATAAATATCAACACCTGCTAATGTTAAGTTCATGCTAGCAGCTTTTGCACTAATTTCCTCTTTATTCCCAACTAAGATTGGCTTTACTAACTCTTCTTTTGCTAAACGCTCTGCAGCGCCTAAAATTCTTTCATCAGTTCCTTCAGGAAGTACGATAGAAATACCTTTTCCTTGAACTTTTTCTTTTACTGCTGTAAATAAATCGCTCACGAATAAACCCTCCTACAAATGTTAAAAAAACTCTACTTTTAAGAATACTTCTTTTCATCTATATTTTAAACTTATAGCTCTTAAAAAATAGGCAAAATAAAAATGATTATATTTTCATAAAATTCAGCATGGTTAATTTGTTATAAAACATTGATGAAAAACCTTTCTTTTTAGATGGGAGAGAGCATCCGGCTATGCATAGAAGCAATCAGGAAATTTTTCCACCCCATGCCAAGTGAAAACAAAATGGATTTATACATATTCTCTTCCTAGCATTTTTAAAATGTGACAATTTTATGCACCCAAGCTTTACACAGGTGACTTTAAACCTATATATGCTATAGTTAACGTGTAAAATATCATTAACTGAGGTGAATAGAATGAGTGAAGCAGCAAAAACGTTAGATGGTTGGTATTGTTTACATGATTTACGTTCTATCGACTGGGCAGCTTGGAAAACATTATCTAGTGACGAACGCGGACAAGCAATGTTTGAATTTTTAAACGTCATCGAAAAATGGAACAAGGTCGCATCCTCAAAACAAGGTAGTCATGCAATGTATACAGTCGTTGGTCAAAAGGCGGATATTATGTTTATGATTTTACGTCCAACAATGGAAGAATTAAATGAAATTGAAACAGAATTAAATAAAACAACATTAGCTGAATATATGGTTCCTGCATACTCTTACGTATCTGTTGTTGAGTTAAGTAACTACCTTCCAGCTGATGAAGATCCATACCAAAACCCTCAAATCCTAGCACGCTTATACCCTGAATTACCAGAAGCAAATCATATTTGTTTCTATCCAATGGACAAGCGTCGTCAAGGTGATGATAACTGGTACATGCTTCCAATGGAAGAACGCAAAAAACTTATGTACAGCCATGGTAAAATTGGTCGTCAATATGCAGGTAAGGTACGTCAAGTTATTACAGGTTCTGTCGGCTTTGACGATTACGAGTGGGGTGTAACGCTATTCGCTGACGACATCCTTCAATTTAAAAAGCTTGTATACGAAATGCGCTTTGATGAAGTAAGTGCTCGCTATGGTGAATTCGGAACATTCTTTGTTGGTAACATCTTACCACGCGAAAAAGTAGCAAAATTTTTATACGTATAGTACAAAAAAGGAACGAAATTCGTTCCTTTTTCTTAATATCCTATCAAAACTCTTCAAAATCCTCTTTTTTCGTCAAATTCAAGCAATATTAGACAAGAAATCGTCAAATCCCCTGTTAAATTATAACTTTCTTATATTCAAAATCATGCTAAAATGGTACGAGCTATATGCTAATAACGATGCGAAGGTGATAATGTATATGAGGAAAATTTTATCTATTTTACTAGTGTTTCTATTGTCATTTTCTTCCTTAGGAGTAACAACCTCCCATGCAGAAGAAAAAATACATATAGAAGCGGCGGCTGCCATTCTTTTTGATGCAGATACAGGAAAAATACTGCATGAGCAAAATCCAGATGAATTACTAGCTATTGCTAGCATGTCAAAACTTATTGTTGTTTACTCCGTTTTGGAAGCAATTAAAGAAGGAAAAATAACATGGGATACAAAAGTAAACATCTCTGATTACGCTTATGAAATTTCCCGTAATAATGAATTCTCTAACGTTCCTTTCGAAAAAGGCCTACAATATACAGTTAAAGAATTATATCATTCTATTGTTATCTTCTCTGCAAATGGATCCAGCATTGCGCTTGCTGAACTTCTTGCGGGAAGTGAAAAAAATTTCTTAAACCTTGCAAATGAACACGCAAAAAAACTAGGGTTAAAGAAATATAAATTTGTAAATGCGACTGGATTAAATAATGCTGATTTAAAAGGAAAACATCCGGAAGGAACAGATCCGAATGGAGAAAACTCCTTATCAGCTCGCGATATGGGTATTCTATCAAGAACAATTATTACAAAGTATCCAGAAATACTAGAGGATACAAAACAAAGATTTAGAAACTTTCCAGATAACCATCCAAAACCAATTCGCATGGAAAACTGGAACTGGATGTTACCAGGTGCTGCTTTTGCTTATGAAGGAACAGATGGTTTAAAAACGGGAAGTTCAGATACAGCTGGGTATGGATTTACAATTTCTGCAAAACGCGGTGATCTACGTCTCATCTCCGTTATTATTAAAACAAAATCAATGGATGAACGTTTCACAGAATCACGCGAATTAATTGATTACGGATTTAATAACTTTGAAAAGCAGAAATTAAAAATAGATAAAAACAA
This sequence is a window from Bacillus pseudomycoides DSM 12442. Protein-coding genes within it:
- a CDS encoding lipoate--protein ligase family protein; this encodes MSNSRSILSQPEWRIVDQSSLGQTFHALQSFAMDDTLCTTIGNGTSASAMRSWVHHNTIVLGIQDSRLPHLNEGISFLKKNNFHVIVRNSGGLAVVLDEGVLNISLLFQETEKGIDIDLGYDTMWHLIKEMLKDYDVDIEAKEIVGSYCPGSYDLSIRDQKFAGISQRRIRGGIAVQIYLCATGSGSERAALVRDFYNLAIQGKETRFTYPEIVPSTMASLSELLGETITVQDLMMRLLKTLQHFAPKLTPSQLTVDEVPLYEMNLQRIIDRNNKALDLEK
- the hemQ gene encoding hydrogen peroxide-dependent heme synthase, with protein sequence MSEAAKTLDGWYCLHDLRSIDWAAWKTLSSDERGQAMFEFLNVIEKWNKVASSKQGSHAMYTVVGQKADIMFMILRPTMEELNEIETELNKTTLAEYMVPAYSYVSVVELSNYLPADEDPYQNPQILARLYPELPEANHICFYPMDKRRQGDDNWYMLPMEERKKLMYSHGKIGRQYAGKVRQVITGSVGFDDYEWGVTLFADDILQFKKLVYEMRFDEVSARYGEFGTFFVGNILPREKVAKFLYV
- a CDS encoding serine hydrolase — protein: MYMRKILSILLVFLLSFSSLGVTTSHAEEKIHIEAAAAILFDADTGKILHEQNPDELLAIASMSKLIVVYSVLEAIKEGKITWDTKVNISDYAYEISRNNEFSNVPFEKGLQYTVKELYHSIVIFSANGSSIALAELLAGSEKNFLNLANEHAKKLGLKKYKFVNATGLNNADLKGKHPEGTDPNGENSLSARDMGILSRTIITKYPEILEDTKQRFRNFPDNHPKPIRMENWNWMLPGAAFAYEGTDGLKTGSSDTAGYGFTISAKRGDLRLISVIIKTKSMDERFTESRELIDYGFNNFEKQKLKIDKNNTISVVKGKEDTVTVTPEKEITVISKKGSKPSYKVSTEADKSLAEDGKLVAPIKKDAKVGSLVLESTDQYGFLDGSKKMKIAAKTTEEVEKENWFVLTMRSIGDFFSNMWSKIF
- the pta gene encoding phosphate acetyltransferase, which codes for MSDLFTAVKEKVQGKGISIVLPEGTDERILGAAERLAKEELVKPILVGNKEEISAKAASMNLTLAGVDIYDPATYEEMDAMVASFVERRKGKATEEDARKILKDENYFGTMLVYMGKAHGLVSGAAHSTADTVRPALQIIKTKPGVTKTSGVFIMVREDEKYVFADCAINIAPNSQDLAEIGIESAKTAELFGIDPRVAMLSFSTKGSAKSPETEKVVEATRIAKEMAPELTLDGEFQFDAAFVPSVAEKKAPGSVIKGDANVFVFPSLEAGNIGYKIAQRLGNFEAVGPILQGLNMPVNDLSRGCNEEEVYKLALITAAQAL
- a CDS encoding RsfA family transcriptional regulator codes for the protein MKVRQDAWTDEDDLLLAETVLRHVREGSTQLNAFEEVGDQLNRTSAACGFRWNAVVRYSYEQALQLAKRHRKDKMRAASGEHAKKRLLYTPSASAVITVDEEPVVNNTVPRSEPAVSSTSITMQDVIYFLQTVGSSSVKVTALENENVRLKQEIKAQMLRNEELEKKLEKLEQQSNTVQEDYETLMNIMNRARKLALMDDEEQTQTSFRMDRNGNLEKIAE
- a CDS encoding DUF1450 domain-containing protein; amino-acid sequence: MGNEFRVCDDCQATNIKTLIPRLKKVDSCANIEVGCQSYCGPGRKKSFAFVNNRPVAAPNEDELIKKIEAKLNK
- a CDS encoding FecCD family ABC transporter permease, which encodes MEASARSIEQQEVNVKEIKSRPLIASIILIAGTILLALSMATSISFGAADISLKTVWQAVFQFDGSLTHHNVIWELRMPRAIGGVVAGAFLAVSGAIMQGMTRNPLASPSLMGITDGAVFGIAIMYAFFPNSPYLMFVIASFVGAAFGASIVYGIGASSPGGLTPVKLALAGAAISALLGAISSGIALYFNLAQEVSMWNAGGVAGVKWQSIDMLLPIGLICLAIAIMMSRYITILSFGEEIAIGLGQNTTLIKFIGTVLVLVLTGSAVSMAGSVGFVGLVIPHMTRFLVGSDYRWVIPCSAILGGLLIECADMLSRIINPPFETPIGAITALIGVPFFLYLARNEGRGKM